CGAAGGGCTGTCGCAGGAGATGGCGGCCGACATCGCTGCCAGCTTTCAGGAATCCGTCGCAAGGATACTGACCCAAAGCCTTCTCGAAGCCGCCGAGATTTCATCATGTAAATCGGTCGTGCTGGCCGGAGGAGTCGCAGCCAACAGAAGGCTCCGCGCCCTGCTAGCTGAAAAGTCCGATGAACGCGGAATCAGGTCGTTTATTCCTGACATGAATCTATGCACGGATAATGCAGCCATGATCGCAAATGTAGGCCATGAAAAACTCATCCGAGGTGAAAGAAACGGCTTCGACCTGGCCGCGATTTCAAACCAGGAGATAGGAATCAATTGAAAAAAAGCGAGTCTGTCCACTCCATCCTCAGGAACTTTGAGATAAGGCCTAAAAAAAAGCTCGGCCAGCATTTTCTTCACGCAACGCCAACGATCAAAAAAATAGTAGCCTCCTTGGCAATAACGAGGGGCGACACGGTCGTAGAGATAGGTCCTGGTCCAGGAGTCATGACCCCTTTTATATCTGATGCGGCCAAAAGCGTAATAGCGATAGATGCCGATGCCGACATGATAGAGATATTAAAATCCAGGATGTCTGATAGAAAAAATGTGAAGATCGTATATTCCGACATACTCAAGGTGAAACTGCCCGACCTGATAGAAAATAAAAAGCGCGTTAAGATAATAGGCAACCTTCCCTACAACATTTCATCTCAGATAGTATTTTGGATGATCGACTCGCGCAAAAATATCTCGAAGGCCGTGATAATGGTCCAAAAAGAGGTGGCGCAAAGACTCGCTGCAAAACCCGGAGGAAAGGAATACGGAATACTTTCAGTGATACTTCAGGCCTTCGCGAGATGCTCCAAGCTCTTCGATGTATCTCCAAATAATTTTCTTCCGCCCCCAAAAGTCACCTCGTCGATCTTGATGATAGAATTCTCAGATCCCGAAGATAAAATAGGCAGCGAAGAAGTCTTTATAAAAACAGTCAAAGCGGCATTTGGAAAGCGCCGAAAGACCATAAGAAACTCTCTGTTGGAATCAAAAGATCAGTTGTTTTCGGCAGTAAAGATAGACTCCGCCCTCACAAATTTGGGAATCGACCCAAAGCGCCGGGCGGAAACCCTCTCCGTTAAAGAGTTTATCGCCCTCTCAAATCTGCTCACTCAATAATCCTCCAGCCAGGCTATACGAGTCGCACACGGACCCCTCCAAAATTTTTCTAGGTTCTAGACAAAGGCTCGGCCCTCTGTTATAGGGCGCGTATGCCTGAGAAGGATGTGAAATATATCGCTGTTGACGGCCCCATAGGATCTGGCAAAACGACGCTGGCTAAGATGCTTGCAGAATCCCTCGGTGGGCATCTCTGTTTGGAACTTTCCGACAAAAACCCATTCCTCTCCGACTTCTATAAGGACAGGAAGAAAAACGCCTTCAAAACACAGCTGTTCTTTCTCCTCTCGCGATACCAGCAGCAGATAGAGCTCAAGCAGCGCGATCTCTTTCAACAGACGATCCTTACGGATTACACCTTCGCGAAGGACTCGATATTTGCCG
The Myxococcales bacterium DNA segment above includes these coding regions:
- the rsmA gene encoding ribosomal RNA small subunit methyltransferase A, giving the protein MKKSESVHSILRNFEIRPKKKLGQHFLHATPTIKKIVASLAITRGDTVVEIGPGPGVMTPFISDAAKSVIAIDADADMIEILKSRMSDRKNVKIVYSDILKVKLPDLIENKKRVKIIGNLPYNISSQIVFWMIDSRKNISKAVIMVQKEVAQRLAAKPGGKEYGILSVILQAFARCSKLFDVSPNNFLPPPKVTSSILMIEFSDPEDKIGSEEVFIKTVKAAFGKRRKTIRNSLLESKDQLFSAVKIDSALTNLGIDPKRRAETLSVKEFIALSNLLTQ